In a genomic window of Amycolatopsis japonica:
- a CDS encoding hemolysin family protein: MGSPTALLVIAIALILLAGVFAAADAAVSTVSKARADGLVRLGRPGARQLSLVIAERRRHINLILLLRMTCELTATVLVTVDVLGWIRPLWLAIVVAAGVMVVVSYVLIGVGPRTLGRQHPYRIGLVVAGPVRVLGSILGPLSRLLIVLGNAITPGRGFREGPFTSEVELRELVDLAQERGVVEESEREMIHSVFELGDTVAREVMVPRTEIVWIEHDKTVRQALALALRTGFTRLPVIGDSVDDVVGVVNIKDLMPAYMAEGGSQRQVEELMNPASFVPDSKRLDDLLKEMQVSHNHMAIAVDEYGGTAGLLTIEDILEEIVGEITDESDADERPEVEELENGAVRVSSRLSIDDLGELFGIDLEDHDVETVGGLLAERLGRVPLPGAEAEVAGLRLFAEGGKDRRGRMRITTVVVHPADADAVTDAAQGRRRTRVPQPDESDRSVEHA; this comes from the coding sequence ATGGGTAGTCCCACGGCCCTGCTGGTCATCGCGATCGCGCTGATCCTGCTCGCCGGGGTGTTCGCGGCCGCCGACGCCGCCGTCAGCACGGTCTCCAAGGCCCGTGCCGACGGTCTCGTCCGGCTCGGCCGCCCCGGTGCGCGTCAGCTGTCGCTGGTCATCGCCGAACGCCGCCGCCACATCAACCTGATCCTGCTGCTGCGGATGACCTGCGAGCTGACCGCCACCGTGCTGGTCACCGTCGACGTCCTCGGCTGGATCCGGCCGCTGTGGCTCGCCATCGTGGTCGCGGCGGGGGTGATGGTCGTGGTGAGCTACGTGCTCATCGGTGTCGGCCCGCGCACCCTCGGCCGCCAGCATCCGTACCGGATCGGGCTCGTCGTCGCGGGTCCCGTCCGCGTGCTCGGGTCGATCCTCGGCCCGCTCAGCAGGCTGCTGATCGTCCTCGGTAACGCCATCACCCCGGGCCGCGGCTTCCGCGAAGGCCCGTTCACCTCCGAAGTCGAACTGCGTGAACTGGTCGACCTCGCCCAGGAGCGCGGCGTCGTCGAGGAATCCGAGCGCGAGATGATCCACTCGGTGTTCGAACTCGGCGACACCGTCGCGCGCGAGGTCATGGTGCCGCGCACGGAGATCGTCTGGATCGAGCACGACAAGACCGTGCGCCAGGCGCTCGCGCTGGCCCTGCGCACCGGGTTCACCCGGCTGCCGGTGATCGGCGACTCCGTCGACGACGTGGTGGGCGTGGTCAACATCAAGGACCTCATGCCCGCGTACATGGCCGAGGGCGGCTCGCAGCGGCAGGTCGAGGAGCTGATGAACCCGGCGAGTTTCGTGCCGGACTCCAAACGGCTCGACGATCTGCTCAAGGAGATGCAGGTCTCGCACAACCACATGGCGATCGCCGTCGACGAGTACGGCGGCACCGCCGGCCTGCTCACCATCGAGGACATCCTCGAGGAGATCGTCGGCGAGATCACCGACGAATCCGACGCCGACGAACGCCCCGAGGTCGAAGAACTCGAAAACGGCGCGGTCCGCGTCTCGTCCCGGCTCTCGATCGACGACCTGGGTGAACTGTTCGGGATCGACCTCGAAGACCACGACGTGGAGACCGTGGGCGGGCTGCTCGCCGAGCGACTGGGTAGGGTCCCGCTGCCGGGGGCCGAAGCCGAGGTCGCCGGACTTCGGCTGTTCGCCGAAGGCGGTAAGGACCGGCGCGGGCGGATGCGGATCACCACGGTGGTCGTCCACCCCGCCGACGCGGACGCGGTGACCGACGCAGCCCAGGGCAGGCGCCGGACCCGGGTCCCGCAGCCCGATGAAAGTGACAGGAGTGTCGAACATGCCTGA
- a CDS encoding Fur family transcriptional regulator yields MSPTTANSSAPVPGRRSTKQRAAVVELLKEIDDFRSAQELHDELRKRGDGIGLTTVYRTLQSLSEAGEIDVLRTDTGEAIYRRCSSHHHHHLVCRLCGSTVEVEGPAVERWAEKIASEHGFSDISHTVEIVGTCSNH; encoded by the coding sequence ATGAGTCCGACGACGGCCAACAGTTCCGCGCCGGTGCCGGGACGCCGGTCGACGAAACAGCGGGCCGCCGTGGTCGAGCTGCTCAAGGAGATCGACGACTTCCGTTCTGCCCAGGAACTGCACGACGAGCTGCGCAAACGCGGCGACGGCATCGGGCTCACCACGGTGTACCGGACGCTGCAGTCGCTGTCCGAGGCCGGCGAGATCGACGTCCTGCGCACGGACACCGGCGAGGCCATCTACCGGCGTTGCTCGTCGCACCACCACCATCACCTGGTGTGCCGTCTCTGCGGCAGCACGGTCGAGGTCGAGGGCCCCGCGGTGGAGCGGTGGGCCGAGAAGATCGCTTCGGAGCACGGCTTCTCCGACATCAGCCACACCGTGGAGATCGTCGGGACCTGCTCGAACCACTGA
- a CDS encoding RDD family protein: protein MTTPYGQQPPGQQPPPGSGDGQQQSPRPQSPFGQQPSGEQPSPFGQQPQSPFGQQPSSPFGQQQPQSPFGQQGQASPFDQASQFGPRTDYAHWGLRAGATLIDFGPIVVLPIIGMIISAVGPDTVGLFIAGLGYLAGFAWTVYNRWLKMGTTGQSLGKKILKIKLVRESDGQPIGPLMAFVRDLCHNLDGWVCGLGYLWPLWDEKKQTFADKILSTVVVPGEAAASAPFGQTPGFPAPPSSSPSFPAPPAPFGQPQQQPQQPFGAPQQQSPFGQQPQQPQPFGQQPSQPFGQPPQGTAAPSPESQPEPALGEAEPTQVLRPGQQPQQAPSGFDEAEPTQKITPEQLRQQLPGADGPNGPGTPQQ, encoded by the coding sequence ATGACCACTCCCTACGGCCAGCAGCCGCCGGGACAGCAGCCGCCGCCCGGATCCGGGGATGGGCAGCAGCAGTCACCGCGGCCGCAGTCGCCGTTCGGGCAGCAGCCGTCGGGAGAACAGCCCTCGCCGTTCGGGCAGCAGCCGCAATCGCCTTTCGGCCAGCAGCCGTCGTCTCCGTTCGGCCAGCAGCAGCCGCAGTCTCCCTTCGGGCAGCAGGGTCAGGCCTCGCCGTTCGACCAGGCTTCCCAGTTCGGTCCGCGGACCGACTACGCCCACTGGGGCCTGCGCGCGGGCGCGACGCTCATCGACTTCGGCCCGATCGTCGTGCTGCCGATCATCGGCATGATCATCTCGGCGGTGGGGCCTGACACGGTCGGCCTGTTCATCGCCGGTCTCGGTTATCTGGCCGGGTTCGCCTGGACCGTCTACAACCGGTGGCTCAAGATGGGCACCACCGGCCAGTCGCTCGGCAAGAAGATCCTGAAGATCAAGCTCGTCCGCGAGAGCGACGGCCAGCCGATCGGCCCGCTGATGGCGTTCGTCCGGGACCTTTGCCACAACCTGGACGGCTGGGTCTGCGGTCTCGGCTACCTCTGGCCGCTGTGGGACGAGAAGAAGCAGACGTTCGCGGACAAGATCCTCAGCACCGTCGTCGTGCCGGGCGAAGCGGCCGCGTCGGCACCGTTCGGCCAGACCCCGGGATTCCCGGCGCCGCCGTCGTCTTCGCCGTCCTTCCCCGCGCCGCCCGCCCCGTTCGGCCAGCCGCAACAACAGCCGCAGCAGCCGTTCGGCGCGCCGCAGCAGCAGTCCCCGTTCGGTCAGCAGCCCCAGCAGCCGCAGCCGTTCGGGCAGCAGCCTTCCCAGCCCTTCGGGCAGCCGCCGCAGGGAACCGCGGCGCCGTCACCGGAGTCCCAGCCTGAGCCGGCTCTGGGCGAGGCCGAGCCGACCCAGGTCCTCCGCCCGGGGCAGCAGCCTCAGCAGGCACCGTCAGGGTTCGACGAAGCCGAGCCGACGCAGAAGATCACCCCGGAGCAGCTGAGGCAGCAGTTGCCCGGAGCGGATGGGCCGAACGGGCCCGGAACACCGCAACAGTAA
- a CDS encoding TIGR03943 family putative permease subunit, whose amino-acid sequence MKRETQNILLILLGGALLKITINGDYLRYVKPAQQPWIIAGGAVMVALGAVAIVRDLLAARAAAVVSGDVHAHDHNTRSAWLLMVPVLAVFLVAPPALGADSVTRTEARAPQSASASNAAAFPPLPAGDVVPLEVNEFVSRAGWDSSGSLNGRTVRLSGFVVHNEGNTMLARMVIGCCAADAFPITVRMVGDGVSGFGNDTWLEVTGTVVPGTAVRENSYMPDLTLTSVRQVPAPKDPYEY is encoded by the coding sequence GTGAAACGCGAGACCCAGAACATCCTGCTGATCCTGCTCGGCGGCGCGCTGCTGAAGATCACGATCAACGGCGACTACCTGCGCTACGTCAAACCCGCCCAGCAGCCGTGGATCATCGCGGGCGGCGCGGTGATGGTGGCGCTGGGCGCGGTCGCGATCGTCCGCGACCTGCTGGCCGCGCGGGCCGCCGCCGTCGTGTCCGGCGATGTCCACGCGCACGACCACAACACCCGCTCGGCCTGGCTGCTGATGGTGCCCGTGCTGGCCGTGTTCCTGGTCGCGCCGCCCGCGCTGGGCGCCGATTCGGTGACCCGCACCGAGGCCAGGGCGCCACAGAGCGCTTCGGCGAGCAACGCGGCCGCCTTCCCGCCCTTGCCCGCCGGGGACGTGGTCCCGCTGGAGGTCAACGAGTTCGTCAGCCGCGCGGGATGGGATTCCAGTGGCTCGTTGAACGGGCGCACGGTGCGGCTGTCCGGCTTCGTCGTGCACAACGAGGGCAACACGATGCTGGCGCGGATGGTCATCGGCTGCTGCGCGGCCGACGCCTTCCCGATCACCGTGCGGATGGTGGGCGACGGCGTGTCGGGCTTCGGGAACGACACCTGGCTGGAGGTCACCGGGACGGTCGTGCCGGGGACCGCGGTACGGGAGAACAGCTACATGCCGGATTTGACGCTCACCTCGGTGCGGCAGGTGCCGGCGCCGAAGGACCCTTACGAGTACTGA
- a CDS encoding ArsR/SmtB family transcription factor, which yields MATVTPDSAAPGLSEDPGPHSSARPPAEPATSASPAVLADAGDLLRALAAPVRIAIVLQLRNADRCVHELVDTLDVAQPLISQHLRVLKTAGVVQGERRGREVVYRLVDDHLAHIVVDAVAHVQEGK from the coding sequence ATGGCTACGGTGACCCCGGACTCTGCCGCCCCCGGGCTCTCGGAGGACCCCGGGCCGCATTCGTCGGCCCGTCCCCCCGCCGAACCCGCGACGTCGGCCTCGCCCGCCGTCCTCGCGGACGCCGGCGACCTGCTCAGGGCGCTCGCCGCGCCCGTGCGCATCGCCATCGTCCTGCAGTTGCGTAACGCGGACAGGTGCGTGCACGAACTGGTGGACACACTCGATGTCGCGCAGCCGCTGATCAGCCAGCACCTGCGGGTGCTGAAGACGGCGGGTGTCGTACAGGGTGAGCGACGCGGCCGTGAGGTGGTGTACCGGCTGGTCGACGATCACCTTGCGCATATCGTGGTGGACGCCGTAGCCCACGTTCAGGAGGGGAAGTGA
- a CDS encoding CD225/dispanin family protein — MTNPYGQQPGPGQQQPYGQQPQPGYGPPSGATPAPYGQPSGPNPMPYGQPAPYGQPAPYGQPAPYGAPGGMPGGGGDINSIPDYKGWAIGCIFLCWIIAIFAIMKSNEVNTYKMQGNYAAAADASKSTKTMCMIASIIGGVGCLFSILWIILVAASI; from the coding sequence ATGACGAACCCGTACGGCCAGCAGCCCGGCCCCGGCCAGCAGCAGCCCTATGGCCAGCAGCCTCAGCCCGGATACGGACCCCCGTCCGGCGCCACGCCCGCGCCGTACGGCCAGCCCTCCGGCCCGAACCCGATGCCGTACGGCCAGCCGGCGCCTTACGGCCAGCCCGCGCCGTACGGTCAGCCCGCGCCCTACGGCGCGCCGGGCGGCATGCCCGGTGGCGGCGGTGACATCAACTCGATCCCGGACTACAAGGGCTGGGCGATCGGCTGCATCTTCCTCTGCTGGATCATCGCGATCTTCGCGATCATGAAGTCCAACGAGGTCAACACGTACAAGATGCAGGGCAACTACGCCGCCGCCGCGGACGCGTCGAAGTCGACGAAGACCATGTGCATGATCGCCTCGATCATCGGCGGTGTCGGCTGCCTGTTCTCCATTCTCTGGATCATCCTGGTCGCCGCGAGCATCTAG
- a CDS encoding DUF2752 domain-containing protein: MTTSVYTGFPARGFKAKARALGPPLAIAAGAGLGCVVLWLGDPTTPGGPLPVCPTKALLGIACPGCGGMRMVYSALHGDIPAALHYNAVSFVVVLLLIWSTVAWAVGRLRGRAVDSWLHWRWTPLAFGVVFVVWFVIRNLPFAPFTSLYV, from the coding sequence GTGACGACGTCCGTCTACACGGGATTCCCGGCGCGCGGGTTCAAAGCCAAGGCCCGCGCGCTGGGGCCGCCCCTGGCCATCGCAGCCGGGGCCGGCCTCGGCTGTGTCGTCCTCTGGCTGGGTGATCCCACCACTCCGGGCGGGCCGCTTCCGGTCTGTCCCACCAAGGCCCTGCTGGGCATCGCCTGTCCCGGCTGCGGCGGTATGCGCATGGTCTACAGCGCGCTGCACGGGGACATCCCCGCCGCACTGCACTACAACGCGGTGTCCTTTGTGGTCGTTCTGCTGCTCATCTGGAGCACCGTCGCCTGGGCGGTCGGCAGGCTCCGCGGCCGCGCGGTGGACAGCTGGCTGCACTGGCGCTGGACGCCGCTCGCGTTCGGTGTCGTGTTCGTCGTCTGGTTCGTCATCCGTAACCTGCCCTTCGCCCCGTTCACCTCGCTTTACGTGTGA
- a CDS encoding CD225/dispanin family protein, whose amino-acid sequence MTDQYPNYPPPGGPPPQQPYYGGVPNYGPPPDNNLVWAILCTVLCCLPLGIVAIVKSSQVQTLWAQGFHAEAQKAADDAKKWSMWGAIATGGLFLLYIIFIVVMIIIGASAGSFTP is encoded by the coding sequence ATGACCGACCAGTACCCGAACTACCCGCCTCCGGGCGGGCCACCGCCGCAGCAGCCGTATTACGGCGGCGTGCCGAACTACGGTCCCCCGCCGGACAACAACCTGGTGTGGGCCATTCTCTGCACGGTGTTGTGCTGCCTGCCGCTGGGTATCGTCGCGATCGTGAAGTCGAGCCAGGTGCAGACGTTGTGGGCGCAGGGTTTCCACGCCGAAGCCCAGAAGGCCGCCGACGACGCGAAGAAGTGGTCCATGTGGGGTGCGATCGCCACCGGCGGTCTTTTCCTGCTGTACATCATCTTCATCGTGGTGATGATCATCATCGGCGCGTCGGCGGGAAGCTTCACGCCGTGA
- a CDS encoding CD225/dispanin family protein — protein MTNPYGQQQPYGQQPGYGPPSGGMPAPYGQPAPYGQPSPYGAPGGMPGGGGDINAIKDYKGWAIGCIFLCWIIAIFAIMKSNEVNTYKMQGNYAAAADASRSTRTMCMIASIIGGLGCLFAIVMIIISIVAAASVPSCYGRYC, from the coding sequence ATGACCAACCCCTACGGCCAGCAGCAGCCCTACGGACAGCAGCCTGGCTACGGGCCGCCGTCCGGTGGCATGCCCGCCCCCTACGGCCAGCCTGCTCCGTACGGCCAGCCTTCCCCTTACGGCGCGCCGGGCGGCATGCCCGGCGGCGGTGGCGACATCAACGCCATCAAGGACTACAAGGGCTGGGCGATCGGCTGCATCTTCCTCTGCTGGATCATCGCGATCTTCGCGATCATGAAGTCCAACGAGGTCAACACGTACAAGATGCAGGGCAACTACGCCGCCGCCGCGGACGCGTCGAGGTCCACGCGGACCATGTGCATGATCGCGTCGATCATCGGTGGCCTCGGCTGCCTGTTCGCCATCGTGATGATCATCATCTCGATCGTCGCGGCCGCGTCGGTGCCGAGCTGCTACGGCCGCTACTGCTGA
- a CDS encoding CD225/dispanin family protein — MTDNQGLPNYSGDPQGGGGFNNPGPPPNNNLVWAILTTILCCLPFGIVAIVKANQVNTLWAQGQPAAAQEAADAAKKWSIIAAIVGGVIIVLYVVLVVVLGVFAASVDVNNYR; from the coding sequence ATGACCGACAACCAGGGCCTGCCCAACTACTCCGGCGACCCTCAGGGCGGTGGCGGCTTCAACAACCCCGGCCCGCCGCCCAACAACAACCTGGTGTGGGCCATCCTCACCACCATCCTGTGCTGCCTGCCCTTCGGCATCGTCGCCATCGTCAAGGCGAACCAGGTGAACACCCTCTGGGCGCAGGGCCAGCCCGCCGCCGCGCAGGAAGCGGCCGACGCCGCCAAGAAGTGGTCGATCATCGCGGCGATCGTCGGTGGCGTCATCATCGTTCTGTACGTTGTCCTCGTCGTCGTCCTGGGCGTCTTCGCGGCCTCGGTGGACGTGAACAACTACCGCTGA
- the recO gene encoding DNA repair protein RecO, with protein sequence MVNLYRDTGVVLRTHKLGEADRIVTLLTRRHGKVRAVAKGVRRTSSRFGARLEPFGHVDVQFYTGRSLDVITQVETVDAFALPLVADYQRYTAASAIAETADRLSAEEGEPVLKLYMLVVGALRALAGGERDSSLILDAFFLRAMAYAGWAPAITECARCGLPGPHKAFSVSAGGSMCPDCRVPGCVHPSQEVLTLLAALLHGEWPVAEASLPVPRRDASGLVAAHLQWHLERQLRSLPLVERRARETTTPAQ encoded by the coding sequence GTGGTGAACCTCTATCGCGACACCGGAGTGGTGTTGCGGACGCACAAGCTGGGTGAGGCCGACCGGATCGTCACCCTGCTCACGCGGCGGCACGGCAAGGTCCGTGCGGTCGCGAAGGGCGTGCGTCGGACGTCATCGCGCTTCGGGGCGCGCCTGGAGCCGTTCGGGCACGTCGACGTCCAGTTCTACACCGGCCGCTCCCTCGACGTGATCACCCAGGTCGAGACGGTCGACGCCTTCGCGCTGCCGCTGGTCGCCGACTATCAGCGCTACACCGCCGCGAGCGCCATCGCCGAGACCGCGGACCGGCTGTCCGCCGAAGAAGGCGAGCCGGTGCTCAAGCTCTACATGCTCGTCGTCGGAGCGCTGCGGGCGCTGGCGGGCGGCGAACGGGACAGTTCCCTCATCCTCGACGCCTTCTTCCTGCGGGCCATGGCCTACGCCGGCTGGGCGCCCGCGATCACCGAATGCGCCCGCTGCGGCCTGCCCGGCCCGCACAAGGCGTTCAGCGTGTCCGCCGGGGGTTCGATGTGCCCGGATTGCCGGGTTCCGGGCTGTGTCCACCCCTCCCAGGAGGTACTGACGCTGCTCGCGGCGCTCCTGCACGGCGAGTGGCCGGTGGCCGAGGCGTCGCTGCCGGTGCCGCGGCGGGACGCGTCCGGCCTGGTCGCGGCGCATCTGCAGTGGCATCTGGAGCGCCAGTTGCGGTCGCTGCCGCTGGTGGAGAGGCGTGCGCGGGAGACCACGACTCCGGCGCAGTAG
- the era gene encoding GTPase Era — MAEPHRSGFACFVGRPNAGKSTLTNALVGSKVAITSSKPQTTRHAIRGIVHRDDAQLVIIDTPGLHRPRTLLGERLNDIVHSTWSEVDVVGLCVPANEKVGPGDRFIAAELKKIAKRTPVIGVVTKTDLVKPEQVAEQLLALQEVMEFAELIPVSAVDGFQVGALSDLLVRHLPEGPQLYPGGELTDEPEQTLVAELIREAALEGVRDELPHSIAVTVEEMLPHEGRDDMIDVHAFLYVERPSQKGIILGHKGERLKDVGARARQQIEGLLGSKVYLDLHIKVAKEWQRDPRQLRRLGF, encoded by the coding sequence ATGGCCGAGCCGCATCGTTCCGGTTTCGCCTGCTTCGTCGGGCGGCCCAACGCGGGCAAGTCGACGCTGACCAACGCGCTCGTCGGCAGCAAGGTCGCGATCACCTCCAGCAAACCGCAGACCACCCGGCACGCCATCCGCGGCATCGTCCACCGCGACGACGCGCAGCTGGTGATCATCGACACACCGGGCCTGCACCGGCCGAGGACCCTGCTCGGCGAGCGGCTGAACGACATCGTCCACTCGACATGGTCCGAAGTGGACGTTGTCGGCTTGTGCGTGCCCGCCAACGAAAAGGTCGGCCCCGGCGACCGGTTCATCGCCGCCGAACTCAAGAAGATCGCCAAGCGCACCCCGGTGATCGGCGTCGTCACCAAGACGGATCTCGTGAAACCCGAGCAGGTCGCCGAGCAGCTGCTCGCCTTGCAGGAGGTCATGGAGTTCGCGGAGCTGATCCCGGTGTCCGCTGTGGACGGTTTCCAGGTCGGCGCGCTCTCGGATCTGTTGGTGCGGCACCTTCCCGAGGGGCCGCAGCTGTATCCGGGCGGCGAACTCACCGACGAGCCGGAGCAGACCCTGGTCGCCGAGCTGATCCGCGAGGCGGCGCTGGAGGGCGTCCGGGACGAACTCCCGCACTCGATCGCCGTCACCGTCGAAGAGATGCTGCCCCACGAGGGCAGGGACGACATGATCGACGTGCACGCGTTCCTTTATGTGGAACGTCCGAGCCAGAAGGGCATCATCCTCGGGCACAAGGGTGAGCGGCTCAAGGACGTCGGCGCGCGCGCCCGGCAGCAGATCGAAGGGCTCCTCGGTTCGAAGGTCTACCTCGATCTGCACATCAAGGTCGCCAAAGAGTGGCAGCGCGACCCCCGTCAGTTGCGACGGCTGGGCTTCTGA
- the ybeY gene encoding rRNA maturation RNase YbeY, whose amino-acid sequence MSIEIANESGVNVDETSIVSAARFALDKMEVSPLAELSILLVTLEVMEDLHERWMDLPGPTDVMAFPMDELDSSRRPDAPDASPALLGDIVLCPAFAKDQAKTAGHALMDELHLLTTHGVLHLLGYDHAEPAEEREMFGLQKRILGEFQAAVAAHNKRDAQRSADDRLLGTAGLDAAAPAEEPPA is encoded by the coding sequence ATGAGCATCGAAATCGCCAATGAATCGGGCGTGAACGTCGACGAGACCTCGATCGTGTCGGCCGCCCGCTTCGCGCTCGACAAGATGGAGGTCAGCCCGCTCGCCGAGCTGTCCATCCTGCTCGTCACCCTCGAGGTGATGGAGGACCTGCACGAGCGGTGGATGGACCTGCCCGGTCCCACCGACGTGATGGCCTTCCCGATGGACGAGCTCGACTCGTCGCGCCGCCCCGACGCGCCCGACGCCTCGCCCGCGCTGCTCGGCGACATCGTGCTGTGCCCGGCGTTCGCGAAGGACCAGGCCAAGACGGCCGGGCACGCGCTGATGGACGAGCTGCACCTGCTCACCACGCACGGTGTGCTGCACCTGCTCGGCTACGACCACGCCGAACCCGCCGAGGAACGCGAGATGTTCGGTCTGCAGAAGCGGATCCTCGGCGAGTTCCAGGCCGCGGTGGCCGCGCACAACAAGCGCGACGCGCAGCGCTCCGCGGACGACAGGCTCCTCGGCACCGCCGGCCTCGACGCCGCCGCGCCCGCCGAAGAGCCCCCCGCCTAG
- a CDS encoding isoprenyl transferase yields MLRRGRENKASQFELRAPEPHPSGARPPEIPKELLPKHVALVMDGNGRWANQRGLPRIEGHKRGEAVMIDVASGAVELGVKWLSVYAFSTENWKRSPEEVRFLMGFNRDTIRRQVDYLGSIGVRIRWAGRRPKLWASVIKELQVAEEKTKHNTALNMTMCVNYGGRAELGDAMRRIAQDVADGKLNPDKVTEKTIGKYLYQPDMPDVDLFLRPSGEQRTSNFLLWQSAYAEMVYQDTLFPDFDRTHLWRACLEFAKRDRRFGGAVDKASEGTP; encoded by the coding sequence GTGCTGCGCAGGGGACGCGAGAACAAGGCGTCACAATTCGAACTTCGCGCGCCGGAGCCGCATCCGTCCGGTGCCCGGCCGCCGGAGATCCCCAAGGAACTCCTCCCGAAGCATGTGGCGCTGGTGATGGACGGCAACGGCCGCTGGGCCAACCAGCGGGGCCTGCCGCGGATCGAGGGCCACAAACGCGGTGAAGCGGTGATGATCGACGTCGCCAGCGGCGCCGTGGAGCTCGGCGTCAAATGGCTTTCGGTGTACGCGTTCTCCACCGAGAACTGGAAGCGGAGCCCGGAGGAGGTCCGTTTCCTGATGGGCTTCAACCGCGACACCATCCGCCGCCAGGTCGACTACCTCGGTTCGATCGGCGTCCGCATCCGCTGGGCGGGCCGCCGCCCCAAGCTGTGGGCGAGCGTCATCAAGGAACTCCAGGTCGCCGAGGAGAAGACCAAGCACAACACGGCGCTGAACATGACGATGTGCGTCAACTACGGCGGCCGTGCGGAACTGGGTGACGCCATGCGCCGGATCGCGCAGGACGTCGCCGACGGGAAGCTGAACCCGGACAAGGTCACCGAGAAGACCATCGGCAAGTACCTGTACCAGCCCGACATGCCGGACGTGGACCTGTTCCTGCGGCCGTCGGGGGAGCAGCGGACGTCGAACTTCCTGCTCTGGCAGTCGGCCTACGCCGAGATGGTCTACCAGGACACGCTCTTCCCCGACTTCGACCGCACCCACCTGTGGCGGGCGTGCCTCGAATTCGCGAAACGGGACCGCCGCTTCGGCGGGGCCGTCGACAAGGCTTCGGAAGGAACTCCATGA
- a CDS encoding cytidine deaminase: protein MPELDAEDEKLVTLARSARARTQAAEGAALRDTDGRTYAASTVDQPSFKLTALQAAVAAAVSSGAEGIEAAVVVTAEGLLKEASVHAVRDIAEKAPIYLADPSGKVLN from the coding sequence ATGCCTGAGCTGGACGCCGAGGACGAGAAGCTGGTGACCCTGGCCAGGTCCGCGCGAGCCCGCACCCAGGCCGCCGAAGGCGCCGCGCTCCGCGACACCGACGGCCGCACGTACGCGGCGAGCACGGTCGACCAGCCGTCGTTCAAGCTCACCGCGCTGCAGGCCGCCGTCGCCGCCGCCGTTTCGAGCGGAGCCGAAGGAATCGAGGCCGCCGTCGTGGTCACCGCCGAAGGTCTGCTCAAGGAAGCGTCCGTGCACGCGGTCCGTGACATCGCCGAAAAGGCCCCGATCTACCTGGCCGACCCCAGTGGCAAGGTGCTGAACTGA